A region from the Toxotes jaculatrix isolate fToxJac2 chromosome 2, fToxJac2.pri, whole genome shotgun sequence genome encodes:
- the b3gnt7l gene encoding UDP-GlcNAc:betaGal beta-1,3-N-acetylglucosaminyltransferase 7, like, with protein sequence MDHFFRRKRVGLLKPLLSLSLVFASFLMIHKLKLAEKEGVGVKHPRDAGWCGSECFSFKKGVVKTSLGSSDSLVLKNDLDAHRVSNGTPASWDAQVLNCSEDASVRAQDWFRRLDPRFHQFVLHRHCRYFPMLINHPEKCAGGEVHLLMVVKSVIEQHDRREAVRKTWGKEHTLDGKKIKTLFLLGSPTTGKDTKNLQKLIEYEDMIYGDILQWDFMDTFFNLTLKEVNFLKWFDIYCPGVQFIFKGDDDVFVNTQNLLELISFKVEERKDADLFVGDTISKAIPIRNRQSKYYIPKELYDKPYPPYVGGGGFLMSAQLARRLFVVSEDLELYPIDDVFLGMCLQKLHLAPELHAGFRTFGITRRRVSPMNSEPCFYKDLIVVHKLSAQELLRMWSVVHNEDLVCAQRTSV encoded by the coding sequence ATGGATCACTTTTTTCGGAGGAAGCGGGTCGGTCTGCTGAAGCCCCTGCTGAGTCTGTCTCTAGTCTTTGCATCTTTTCTAATGATCCACAAACTGAAGCTGGCGGAGAAGGAAGGAGTGGGAGTTAAACACCCGAGGGATGCCGGCTGGTGCGGCTCcgagtgtttttctttcaagaaGGGAGTCGTGAAAACTAGTTTGGGGAGCTCAGACTCTCTGGTGCTTAAAAACGATTTGGATGCGCACCGGGTTTCCAACGGGACTCCGGCTTCCTGGGACGCGCAGGTTCTCAACTGCAGCGAGGACGCGTCGGTGAGGGCCCAGGACTGGTTCCGGCGCCTGGATCCGAGATTTCACCAGTTTGTGCTTCACAGACACTGCAGGTACTTCCCCATGCTCATCAACCACCCGGAGAAATGCGCAGGCGGAGAGGTGCACCTCCTCATGGTGGTCAAGTCCGTTATCGAACAGCACGACCGGCGCGAGGCAGTGCGTAAAACCTGGGGTAAGGAGCACACGTTGGatgggaagaaaataaaaactttgtttCTTTTGGGAAGCCCAACGACTGGCAAAGACACCAAAAACCTCCAGAAACTGATCGAGTACGAAGACATGATCTATGGGGACATCCTGCAGTGGGACTTCATGGACACTTTCTTCAACCTGACCCTGAAAGAGGTCAACTTTCTCAAATGGTTCGACATCTACTGCCCCGGGGTTCAGTTTATATTCAAGGGAGATGATGATGTTTTCGTGAACACGCAGAACCTGCTGGAGCTCATCAGCTTCAAAGTGGAGGAGCGCAAAGACGCTGATTTGTTTGTGGGGGACACCATCTCCAAGGCGATCCCGATCCGAAACCGACAGAGCAAATACTACATTCCCAAAGAGCTGTACGATAAGCCATATCCCCCTTATGTGGGCGGTGGGGGGTTTCTGATGTCCGCCCAGCTGGCCAGGAGGCTCTTTGTGGTCTCGGAGGACCTGGAGTTGTACCCTATTGACGATGTGTTTTTGGGGATGTGCCTGCAGAAGCTGCACTTGGCCCCAGAGCTGCACGCGGGCTTCAGGACCTTCGGCATCACCAGACGCAGGGTGAGCCCCATGAACAGCGAGCCCTGCTTTTACAAAGACCTCATAGTGGTGCACAAACTGAGCGCGCAGGAGCTGCTCAGGATGTGGAGCGTGGTGCACAACGAGGACCTGGTGTGCGCGCAAAGGACTTCCGTATGA